In Carnobacterium sp. CP1, the following are encoded in one genomic region:
- the infB gene encoding translation initiation factor IF-2 codes for MANLRVYEYAKEHDVPTKKVIEKAKELGILYNSHMSSMEDKQVAKLNDIFAANTKRNTSAMKKQEETQKNTTQKGGKGIVNQKNQSNNQATPASKSKPAAKPTHSAKPTQSAKPAGNKKAASTTSRPASTATDKTAKQPVVKRTTNPAEQRTTAAGPGGNRRGPYRGSQGTHGGFNKRKRKGRKGETKPVAPPVPRKFKELPDVLVYSDGMTVADISKRIFREPAEIIKKLFLLGVVATLNQSLSKEAIELLAAEYGIEAEEKVAVDVSDLDVYFEQEPIEENLVTRPPVVTIMGHVDHGKTTLLDSLRNTKVSLGEAGGITQHIGAYQVESNGKTITFLDTPGHAAFTTMRARGADVTDITIIVVAADDGVMPQTVEAINHAKAAEVPIIVAVNKVDKPTANPERVMQELTEYGLVPESWGGDTIFVEISAKFGQNLDELLEMILLVAEVEDLKADPTRLAIGSVIEARLDKSKGPIATLLVQEGTLRIGDPIVVGNTYGRVRVMVNEIGRRVKTAGPSAPVEITGLNNAPQAGDQFVVFEDEKTARAAGESRAQKAMADQRSTTNRVTLDNLFSSLEEGELKEVNVIIKADVQGSAEALASSLQKIEVEGVRVKIIHTAVGAINESDITLAAASNAIIIGFNVRPTPQAKDQAAQEKIDIRLHRIIYNAIDEIETAMKGMLDPEYEEQITGQVVVRETFKVSKVGTIAGGFVTDGHITRNSSVRLIRDNIVIFEGELASLKRFKDDAKEVKKGFECGFMIKDYNEIEVDDVVEAYEMVEIKHK; via the coding sequence ATGGCTAATTTGCGTGTGTACGAGTATGCAAAAGAACACGATGTTCCTACTAAAAAAGTTATCGAAAAAGCTAAAGAATTAGGAATACTTTACAATAGTCACATGTCTTCAATGGAAGACAAACAAGTTGCGAAGCTAAATGATATATTTGCTGCAAACACGAAAAGGAATACGAGTGCTATGAAAAAACAAGAAGAAACACAAAAAAATACAACACAAAAAGGCGGTAAGGGTATAGTAAATCAAAAGAATCAATCCAATAACCAAGCAACACCAGCGTCAAAATCTAAACCAGCAGCTAAACCAACACACAGTGCTAAGCCAACACAAAGCGCTAAACCGGCTGGCAACAAAAAAGCTGCATCAACAACTAGTCGTCCAGCAAGTACAGCCACAGATAAAACTGCTAAACAACCGGTTGTAAAACGCACGACTAACCCTGCAGAACAACGCACGACAGCAGCAGGCCCCGGCGGAAACAGACGTGGACCTTATCGTGGTTCACAAGGAACTCACGGTGGTTTTAACAAGCGTAAAAGAAAAGGCAGAAAAGGCGAAACGAAACCAGTTGCTCCACCAGTACCACGTAAGTTCAAAGAATTACCAGATGTACTGGTTTACTCAGATGGCATGACTGTAGCAGACATCTCTAAACGTATTTTCCGTGAACCGGCAGAGATCATTAAAAAGCTGTTCCTTTTAGGCGTTGTAGCTACGTTGAACCAAAGCTTGAGCAAAGAAGCAATTGAATTGCTTGCAGCTGAATACGGCATAGAAGCTGAAGAAAAAGTTGCAGTGGATGTTTCTGATTTGGATGTTTACTTTGAACAAGAACCAATCGAAGAAAATCTAGTAACACGTCCTCCTGTTGTAACGATTATGGGGCACGTTGACCATGGTAAAACAACACTTCTAGACTCATTGCGAAACACGAAAGTTAGTTTAGGAGAAGCAGGCGGAATCACACAACATATCGGTGCTTATCAAGTTGAATCTAATGGAAAAACGATTACGTTCTTAGATACACCAGGACATGCCGCGTTTACAACGATGCGTGCACGTGGTGCGGATGTAACGGACATCACTATTATTGTTGTAGCTGCAGATGATGGTGTGATGCCACAAACTGTTGAAGCAATCAACCATGCTAAAGCAGCAGAAGTTCCAATTATTGTCGCTGTTAATAAAGTTGATAAACCAACAGCTAATCCAGAACGCGTCATGCAAGAACTAACGGAGTACGGTTTAGTTCCTGAATCATGGGGTGGAGACACGATTTTTGTTGAAATTTCAGCGAAATTTGGTCAAAACTTGGATGAGCTTTTAGAAATGATTTTATTAGTTGCGGAAGTTGAAGATTTAAAAGCTGATCCTACAAGATTAGCTATCGGATCAGTAATCGAAGCTCGTTTAGATAAAAGCAAAGGGCCTATTGCTACATTGCTTGTTCAAGAAGGGACTTTACGTATCGGAGATCCGATCGTTGTCGGAAACACTTACGGACGTGTTCGTGTAATGGTCAATGAAATTGGCCGTCGTGTGAAGACGGCTGGACCTTCTGCTCCAGTAGAAATTACTGGTTTGAACAACGCCCCACAAGCAGGCGATCAATTCGTGGTATTTGAAGACGAAAAAACTGCACGTGCAGCAGGCGAATCCCGTGCTCAAAAAGCAATGGCTGATCAACGCTCTACAACAAATCGTGTAACATTAGATAACCTCTTCTCTAGTTTAGAAGAAGGAGAATTGAAAGAAGTTAATGTTATTATCAAAGCAGATGTACAAGGATCAGCTGAAGCCTTAGCTTCAAGTTTACAAAAAATTGAAGTTGAAGGTGTGCGCGTTAAGATTATCCATACAGCTGTTGGGGCAATCAATGAAAGTGATATTACTCTAGCTGCCGCAAGTAATGCTATTATCATTGGATTCAATGTCCGTCCAACACCTCAAGCTAAGGACCAAGCGGCTCAAGAAAAAATTGATATTCGTCTCCACCGTATCATCTACAATGCGATTGATGAAATTGAAACCGCAATGAAAGGTATGTTGGATCCAGAATATGAAGAACAAATTACAGGTCAAGTTGTTGTTCGTGAAACCTTTAAAGTGTCAAAAGTTGGTACAATTGCTGGTGGGTTCGTAACCGATGGTCACATCACACGTAACAGCAGTGTTCGCTTGATTCGCGATAACATCGTTATTTTTGAAGGTGAATTAGCTAGCTTGAAACGCTTTAAAGATGATGCTAAAGAAGTTAAAAAAGGCTTTGAATGTGGCTTTATGATTAAGGACTATAACGAGATTGAAGTAGACGATGTCGTTGAAGCTTATGAAATGGTTGAAATCAAACATAAATAA
- the rbfA gene encoding 30S ribosome-binding factor RbfA, with product MANFRVGRVAQEIQKEVNDILTKRVKDPRVENVTITEVKVTGDLQQATIYYSILSEKESDLENVQLGLDKASGLIRRELGQRLTLYKTPELKFERDESVLYGSRIDELLRDLNKD from the coding sequence ATGGCAAATTTTAGAGTTGGTCGAGTTGCACAAGAAATCCAAAAAGAAGTAAATGACATTTTGACTAAACGTGTGAAAGACCCGCGTGTGGAAAATGTGACGATTACTGAAGTTAAAGTCACGGGTGATTTGCAACAAGCGACGATTTATTACAGTATTTTATCTGAAAAAGAAAGCGACCTTGAAAATGTTCAATTAGGTCTGGACAAAGCTTCTGGTTTGATTAGAAGAGAATTAGGTCAACGCTTAACGCTTTATAAGACCCCAGAATTAAAATTTGAACGTGATGAATCTGTTTTATACGGTAGCCGTATCGATGAGTTATTACGTGATTTAAATAAAGATTAG
- a CDS encoding DegV family protein, which yields MKPIKIVTDSTVQLSKEEQDKYNITIVPLTAMVENVVYYDNLTVTKPEFLQKMLNSPELPKTSQPAVGKFTELFNELGADGSEVLSIHVAGYLSGTYMSAVQGASLSTDKVTVIESGFLDRAMAFQVLAAAEMAKTGAAMSEIVSTLEEVKSKTTLYVGIVHLENLIKGGRMSQTLGRISNFLNMKLILSLTPEEITLYTKSRGMKSLRGKVDAIIEKMKSYPEIKQIGISHVGMSSFTEATIKELKEQFPDAVFYVAYASPTLMTHAGNEAFAISYLTD from the coding sequence ATGAAACCAATAAAAATTGTTACGGATTCAACCGTTCAATTATCAAAAGAAGAACAAGACAAATACAATATTACGATCGTGCCGCTTACTGCAATGGTAGAAAATGTCGTTTATTACGATAATTTAACGGTAACAAAACCAGAATTTTTGCAGAAAATGTTAAACAGCCCTGAATTGCCAAAAACATCTCAACCGGCTGTCGGAAAATTTACTGAATTGTTTAATGAACTTGGCGCGGATGGAAGTGAAGTTCTTTCAATCCACGTGGCGGGTTACTTAAGTGGAACGTATATGTCAGCCGTACAAGGTGCTAGTCTATCGACGGACAAGGTCACAGTTATCGAGAGTGGTTTTCTCGATCGGGCAATGGCCTTTCAAGTTTTGGCGGCAGCTGAGATGGCTAAAACCGGTGCCGCAATGTCCGAAATAGTATCTACTTTAGAAGAGGTAAAATCAAAAACTACTTTATATGTCGGAATCGTTCATTTAGAAAACTTGATCAAAGGTGGCCGAATGAGTCAAACACTGGGACGTATTTCTAATTTTTTAAACATGAAACTGATTTTAAGCCTCACACCAGAAGAGATTACTCTTTATACAAAAAGCCGTGGAATGAAATCTTTACGCGGCAAAGTAGATGCAATTATTGAAAAAATGAAAAGTTACCCCGAAATTAAACAAATTGGCATCAGTCATGTGGGAATGTCCAGTTTTACTGAAGCCACCATCAAAGAGCTTAAAGAACAATTTCCGGATGCTGTTTTTTATGTAGCTTATGCAAGTCCAACTCTTATGACACATGCAGGAAATGAAGCTTTTGCTATTTCCTACCTAACGGATTAA
- the truB gene encoding tRNA pseudouridine(55) synthase TruB — MEGILPLWKERGMTSHDCVFKLRKILKTKKIGHTGTLDPDVDGVLPICIGNATKVVEYMMETGKGYIGEITLGFSTTTEDSSGDIVERVQVDEMPLTTAIDQAMAAMEGSITQIPPMFSAVKVNGKRLYEYARAGETVDRPSRKATINRFVRTTEPVLNEIEHTVSWRFEVDCGKGTYVRTLAVDLGLALGYPAHMSDLTRVLSGTFKASDCLTLNQVAEKMDDQTIQQALFPLEYGLKELASVNIDQPLWDKVKNGAVLPLDAFGEQIDFPVAVMYQNQAWSIYDKHPTKENLLKPVKGLRTFQ; from the coding sequence ATGGAAGGCATTCTCCCATTATGGAAAGAACGTGGCATGACGAGTCACGATTGCGTATTTAAACTTCGAAAAATATTAAAAACAAAAAAAATCGGTCATACCGGAACCTTAGACCCAGATGTAGACGGTGTCTTACCCATCTGTATCGGAAATGCTACAAAAGTTGTGGAATACATGATGGAGACTGGTAAGGGCTACATCGGTGAAATTACTTTAGGGTTTTCAACGACAACTGAAGACAGCAGCGGCGATATTGTAGAACGTGTTCAGGTGGATGAAATGCCTTTGACAACAGCGATTGATCAAGCAATGGCCGCCATGGAAGGTTCTATTACTCAAATTCCACCTATGTTTTCTGCAGTTAAAGTGAACGGGAAACGGTTGTATGAATATGCACGGGCTGGTGAAACCGTTGATCGACCAAGCAGAAAAGCCACAATCAACCGTTTTGTTCGAACCACTGAACCTGTATTAAACGAAATAGAGCATACAGTTTCTTGGCGATTTGAGGTGGATTGCGGGAAAGGGACTTATGTTCGCACCTTAGCCGTCGACTTGGGCTTGGCTCTCGGTTACCCAGCACATATGTCTGATTTAACCCGTGTCTTAAGCGGCACTTTTAAAGCCAGCGATTGTTTGACGTTAAATCAAGTTGCTGAAAAAATGGATGATCAAACCATTCAACAAGCCTTATTTCCATTAGAGTATGGACTGAAAGAACTTGCTTCGGTCAACATCGATCAACCCTTGTGGGATAAAGTTAAAAATGGAGCTGTGCTGCCTTTAGATGCTTTTGGAGAACAAATCGATTTTCCAGTGGCTGTTATGTACCAAAATCAAGCATGGAGCATTTATGATAAACACCCAACTAAGGAAAATCTTTTAAAACCGGTCAAAGGTTTACGTACATTTCAATAG
- the ribF gene encoding riboflavin biosynthesis protein RibF, whose translation MEIIKLHHPYTQNQIPTEEVVLALGFFDGVHKGHQEVISRAKQLAAKKKYKLAVMTFNQHPSIVFKKIASEDMQYLSTVEKKEAMMAKLGVDILYEVDFTSAFAALKPQSFVDQYIVGLHAKVVVAGFDYTYGKKEVASMKHLPDYAHNRFEIVIVEKQTSEESKISSTRIRHCLDNGKIEEANDLLGYIYETTGRVVHGDARGRLLGFPTANIEVTRAVRLPRVGVYAVQILVGKQWHLGMASIGHNITFEANRPLTVEVYILDFEQDIYGEKVTVLWHHYLRDELKFDDLTGLIAQLEQDEVDTRDYFLEENRK comes from the coding sequence ATGGAAATTATAAAATTGCACCATCCCTATACACAAAATCAAATTCCAACAGAAGAGGTTGTCTTGGCTCTTGGCTTTTTTGACGGCGTGCACAAAGGTCATCAAGAAGTCATCAGCAGAGCGAAACAATTAGCTGCAAAAAAAAAGTATAAACTGGCTGTTATGACTTTTAATCAACACCCCTCAATTGTCTTCAAAAAAATTGCGTCGGAAGACATGCAGTATTTGTCTACTGTTGAAAAAAAAGAAGCCATGATGGCCAAACTAGGGGTAGACATTTTATATGAAGTTGATTTCACTTCTGCATTTGCAGCTTTAAAACCACAATCATTTGTAGATCAGTACATCGTAGGACTGCATGCAAAAGTAGTAGTAGCGGGTTTTGACTATACTTATGGAAAAAAAGAAGTCGCTTCGATGAAGCATTTGCCCGATTATGCTCATAACCGTTTTGAAATTGTTATCGTTGAAAAACAAACTAGTGAAGAATCAAAAATCAGTTCTACTCGAATTAGACACTGTTTAGATAATGGAAAGATAGAAGAAGCGAATGACTTGTTAGGGTACATTTATGAAACTACTGGACGCGTAGTCCATGGAGATGCACGCGGGCGGTTACTTGGATTTCCAACAGCCAATATCGAAGTAACAAGGGCTGTTCGTCTGCCGCGTGTGGGCGTATATGCCGTTCAAATATTGGTAGGCAAGCAATGGCATTTAGGTATGGCATCCATCGGTCATAATATTACGTTTGAAGCTAATCGGCCATTAACTGTTGAAGTCTATATTTTGGATTTTGAGCAAGATATTTATGGAGAAAAAGTTACGGTTTTATGGCATCATTACTTAAGAGATGAATTGAAATTTGATGATTTAACAGGTTTGATTGCTCAATTGGAGCAAGATGAAGTAGATACGCGTGATTATTTCCTAGAAGAAAATAGAAAATAG
- a CDS encoding argininosuccinate synthase codes for MEKEKVVLAYSGGLDTSVAIKWLNEEGYDVIACCLDVGEGKDLAFIKEKALSIGAVSSYTIDAKKEFAEEYALIALQAHTFYEGIYPLISALSRPLIAKKLVEVALKEGAAAVAHGCTGKGNDQVRFEVAIHSLAPNLKVLAPVREWQWSREEEINYAIEHDIPVPIDLDNPFSIDQNLWGRSNECGILENPWMAPPEAAYELTASLENTPDSPEILEIDFLAGKPIALNGKPYSLVELIECLNKIAGKHGIGRIDHIENRLVGIKSREVYEAPGAIVLMTAHKALEDLTFVKEIGHFKPAIEQKLTEMIYNGLWFNPLTDSLIAFLKSTQQYVNGTIRLKLFKGHSIVEGRKSPNSLYDENLATYTSADTFDQEASVGFIKLWGLSTKVHAEVHNATAQFDETLIKEKSLY; via the coding sequence ATGGAAAAAGAAAAAGTAGTTTTAGCGTATTCAGGTGGGTTAGATACTTCTGTTGCCATTAAATGGTTGAATGAAGAAGGGTATGATGTGATTGCTTGTTGTTTAGATGTAGGGGAAGGGAAGGATTTGGCTTTTATTAAAGAAAAAGCTCTGAGCATTGGGGCCGTTTCTTCATATACGATTGATGCAAAAAAAGAATTTGCAGAAGAGTATGCTTTAATTGCTCTACAAGCTCATACTTTTTATGAAGGCATTTATCCATTGATTTCTGCTTTATCCCGTCCGTTAATTGCGAAAAAATTGGTGGAAGTAGCTCTCAAAGAAGGCGCCGCCGCGGTCGCTCATGGTTGCACCGGAAAAGGCAACGATCAAGTGCGCTTTGAAGTAGCGATTCATTCTTTAGCGCCAAACTTGAAAGTTCTTGCGCCAGTGCGTGAATGGCAATGGTCAAGAGAAGAAGAAATCAATTACGCCATTGAACATGACATACCTGTGCCAATCGATTTGGACAATCCTTTTTCCATTGATCAAAATTTATGGGGAAGATCAAACGAATGTGGCATTTTAGAAAATCCATGGATGGCGCCGCCAGAAGCAGCTTATGAGTTAACCGCTAGTTTGGAAAATACTCCAGATAGTCCAGAAATTTTAGAAATCGACTTTTTGGCTGGAAAACCTATTGCGCTAAATGGTAAACCATATTCGTTAGTAGAATTGATTGAATGTCTCAATAAAATAGCGGGAAAACATGGTATCGGAAGAATCGATCACATTGAAAACCGTTTAGTTGGAATCAAATCCCGCGAAGTTTATGAAGCACCAGGGGCTATTGTTCTGATGACGGCCCATAAAGCTTTGGAAGACCTGACTTTCGTAAAAGAAATTGGACATTTTAAGCCAGCCATTGAACAAAAATTAACCGAGATGATTTACAACGGTTTATGGTTTAATCCTTTAACAGATAGCTTGATTGCTTTCTTAAAATCTACACAACAGTACGTGAACGGTACCATTCGTTTGAAATTGTTTAAGGGCCATTCAATCGTGGAAGGAAGAAAGTCGCCTAATTCTTTATATGATGAAAATTTAGCTACTTATACTTCAGCTGACACATTTGATCAAGAAGCTTCGGTTGGTTTTATTAAATTATGGGGACTATCTACCAAAGTACATGCAGAAGTTCACAATGCAACCGCTCAGTTTGATGAAACATTAATAAAAGAAAAGAGTCTCTATTAA
- the argH gene encoding argininosuccinate lyase yields the protein MKKLWSGRFEGESQAWVDAFGASIAVDQQLAEEDLIGSLAHVQMLAKTNILSAEEANEIIQGLEKLLEDNKKGRLVFTAENEDIHLNLEKLLHGIIGPVAGKLHTARSRNDQVATDMHLYLKKEVIEINQRIRLFMEVLISKAEENVETILPGYTHLQHAQPISFAHHLLAYYNMFKRDFERNQDSLKRIDLSPLGAAALAGTTFPIDREYTKTLLGFKESYTNSIDAVSDRDFILEFLSNSSLLMMHLSRFCEEIILWTSHEYQFVTLTDAFSTGSSIMPQKKNPDMAELIRGKTGRVYGNLLGLLTTMKGLPLAYNKDLQEDKEGMFDTVKTVKDCLTVFSGMLETMKVNEATMYSATTKDYSNATELADYLASKGIPFRKAHEIVGKLVLEGIKKGIYLQDISLSDYQAVSELIEEDVYTVLDSKTAVERRNSLGGTGFEQVKKELASANKTLVDMEKV from the coding sequence ATGAAAAAATTATGGAGTGGAAGATTTGAAGGTGAGAGCCAGGCATGGGTTGATGCTTTCGGAGCTTCAATCGCTGTCGACCAGCAATTAGCAGAAGAAGATTTAATTGGCAGTCTAGCTCATGTACAAATGCTAGCTAAAACCAATATACTATCAGCTGAAGAAGCAAATGAAATTATCCAAGGTTTAGAAAAATTACTCGAAGACAATAAAAAGGGACGTTTAGTATTTACTGCTGAAAACGAAGATATTCATTTGAATTTGGAAAAGTTGCTTCATGGTATTATCGGTCCAGTCGCAGGCAAACTGCATACGGCTCGTAGTAGAAATGACCAAGTTGCAACAGATATGCATTTGTACCTGAAAAAGGAAGTAATTGAAATCAATCAACGGATTCGTTTATTTATGGAAGTTTTGATTAGCAAAGCTGAAGAAAACGTGGAAACTATCTTGCCAGGATATACTCATTTGCAACATGCGCAGCCCATTTCTTTTGCTCACCATCTATTGGCTTATTACAATATGTTTAAACGTGATTTTGAACGTAATCAAGATAGTTTGAAAAGAATCGACCTATCGCCATTGGGTGCTGCTGCTTTAGCTGGAACAACATTTCCCATCGATCGAGAATACACAAAAACGTTGCTCGGTTTCAAAGAAAGTTATACGAACAGCATAGACGCCGTTAGTGATCGGGATTTTATTTTAGAATTTTTGAGCAACAGCAGTCTTTTGATGATGCACCTATCACGTTTTTGTGAAGAAATCATTTTATGGACTAGTCACGAATACCAGTTTGTAACATTGACTGATGCTTTTTCAACAGGCAGCTCGATTATGCCTCAAAAGAAAAATCCAGATATGGCCGAATTGATTCGCGGAAAAACTGGACGTGTTTATGGAAACCTATTAGGTCTATTGACAACAATGAAAGGTTTGCCCTTAGCGTACAACAAAGATCTGCAAGAAGATAAAGAGGGTATGTTTGACACAGTTAAAACGGTTAAAGATTGTCTAACGGTATTTTCTGGGATGCTTGAGACGATGAAAGTTAACGAAGCAACGATGTATTCAGCTACGACTAAGGATTATTCAAATGCGACAGAATTAGCAGATTACCTAGCAAGCAAAGGGATTCCCTTTAGAAAAGCACATGAGATCGTAGGAAAGCTTGTACTGGAAGGCATCAAAAAAGGGATTTATCTGCAAGATATTTCCTTATCTGATTACCAAGCAGTTTCTGAATTAATCGAAGAAGATGTTTACACTGTACTAGATTCAAAAACTGCTGTAGAACGACGCAACTCTTTGGGTGGGACAGGCTTTGAACAAGTAAAAAAAGAACTAGCGAGTGCAAATAAAACATTAGTGGATATGGAAAAAGTATGA
- the hrcA gene encoding heat-inducible transcriptional repressor HrcA, with protein MLTERQVLILKSIILLYTSYGNPIGSKTLMNEAGMKFSSATIRNEMVRLEELGFIEKTHSSSGRIPSIKGYRFYVDHLVHPTEIQKKDIVTIKQSFSNTFHQLDEIVVQSAEVLSQLTSYTAISLGPELKDSKLTGFRLVPLNEHRVMVILVTDKGHVENQVFSLPKTIQPSDLEKMVKIFNERLVGHTLMEVFQKLKTEMPILINKYAKSAEGMLTILDDVILQAGRDQIHVGGRMNMLDYSIGLDVEKFKSIYSLMEDQHDLAHLLTPYHSGIEVRIGQELDDELFDEFSLITASYNVMGYGTGLIALLGPTSMPYSKMISLVDVFRNELSKKIVDYYRSMED; from the coding sequence ATGTTAACAGAAAGACAAGTTCTAATACTGAAATCCATCATTCTTCTCTATACAAGCTATGGAAATCCAATTGGTTCTAAAACATTGATGAATGAAGCAGGAATGAAGTTCAGCTCTGCAACTATTCGTAATGAAATGGTTAGGTTAGAAGAGTTAGGTTTTATTGAAAAGACACATTCTTCATCTGGACGTATCCCTTCTATCAAAGGGTATCGGTTTTATGTAGATCATCTAGTACATCCAACTGAAATTCAGAAAAAAGATATTGTTACAATCAAACAATCTTTTAGCAATACCTTTCATCAGTTAGATGAAATCGTTGTACAATCTGCTGAAGTGCTTTCGCAATTGACAAGTTATACCGCTATTTCTTTAGGACCTGAATTAAAAGACAGCAAGCTAACAGGTTTTCGATTGGTTCCTTTAAATGAACATCGGGTGATGGTCATTTTGGTCACAGATAAAGGCCACGTAGAAAACCAAGTATTCTCTTTGCCGAAAACAATTCAACCGAGCGACTTGGAAAAAATGGTGAAAATCTTTAATGAACGATTAGTTGGGCATACATTAATGGAAGTATTTCAAAAACTGAAAACTGAAATGCCTATTTTAATTAACAAATATGCTAAATCAGCAGAAGGAATGCTAACCATTCTTGATGATGTTATTTTGCAAGCTGGACGTGATCAAATTCACGTAGGCGGCAGAATGAATATGCTTGATTATTCTATCGGTCTAGATGTAGAAAAATTTAAGTCGATTTATTCTTTGATGGAAGACCAGCATGATTTAGCTCATTTATTGACGCCTTACCATAGCGGAATTGAAGTACGAATCGGACAAGAATTGGATGACGAGTTATTTGACGAATTCAGTTTGATAACGGCAAGCTACAATGTCATGGGTTATGGGACGGGCTTGATTGCCCTATTAGGACCGACCAGCATGCCTTATTCAAAAATGATTAGTTTAGTGGATGTATTTAGAAATGAGCTTTCAAAAAAAATAGTAGATTACTATCGTTCGATGGAAGACTAA
- the grpE gene encoding nucleotide exchange factor GrpE has protein sequence MTENQKDPLTEEVVDETNENNEQPQTEEAVEEEVQVDELTEAKTALSEMEDRYLRLQAELANMRKRNQKEKEDAAKYRSQSLATELLPVIDNLERALAIDVTDEQGKNLKKGLEMVMDSFKVALDNEGIKVIDPLNQPFDPNFHQAIQTTPVEEGQEADTVVNVFQKGYSLNERILRPAMVIVAQ, from the coding sequence ATGACTGAGAATCAAAAAGATCCGCTAACTGAAGAAGTGGTTGATGAAACAAATGAGAACAACGAACAACCACAAACGGAAGAAGCGGTTGAAGAAGAGGTTCAAGTGGACGAATTAACAGAAGCTAAAACGGCTTTGAGCGAGATGGAAGACCGTTATTTGCGTTTACAAGCTGAGCTAGCGAATATGCGCAAACGCAATCAAAAAGAAAAAGAAGATGCCGCAAAATATCGCTCTCAATCATTAGCAACAGAATTATTGCCAGTGATCGATAACCTGGAACGTGCATTGGCCATTGACGTGACTGATGAACAAGGGAAAAACTTGAAAAAAGGTTTGGAAATGGTGATGGATTCATTTAAAGTTGCTTTGGACAACGAAGGAATCAAAGTCATTGATCCATTGAATCAACCTTTTGATCCTAATTTCCATCAGGCAATTCAAACAACGCCAGTGGAAGAGGGACAAGAAGCTGATACAGTTGTAAATGTTTTCCAAAAAGGTTATTCTTTAAATGAACGTATTTTACGTCCGGCAATGGTTATCGTTGCTCAATAA